In Deinococcus puniceus, one genomic interval encodes:
- a CDS encoding CBS domain-containing protein yields the protein MTQLTLRDIMTRDLTTVDGGATLKEVATLMREQDIGNVLIMDGERLAGIVTDRDIVIRAVAYGHDLGSAITDYASDNVFTMDASSSVQDAAQEMSNRQLRRLPITEDGKVVGIVALADLATNATGRADEQALQGISQPTG from the coding sequence ATGACGCAACTGACACTGAGGGACATCATGACCCGTGACCTGACCACCGTTGACGGCGGAGCGACCCTGAAGGAAGTGGCGACCCTGATGCGAGAACAGGACATCGGCAACGTGCTGATCATGGACGGCGAACGCCTAGCCGGAATCGTGACAGACCGCGACATCGTGATTCGGGCGGTGGCGTATGGGCACGATCTGGGCAGCGCCATTACCGACTACGCCAGCGACAACGTGTTTACGATGGACGCCAGCAGCAGCGTGCAGGACGCCGCACAGGAGATGTCGAACCGCCAGTTGCGCCGCCTGCCGATCACTGAAGACGGCAAAGTGGTGGGCATCGTGGCTCTGGCTGACCTGGCTACCAACGCCACAGGCCGCGCCGACGAGCAGGCCCTTCAGGGCATTAGCCAGCCCACCGGCTGA
- a CDS encoding LysE family translocator produces the protein MPDLSSLALFAVAALALLIIPGPAVLYIVARSAHQGRRAGFLSVLGVQTGGLVHVLAATVGLSAIVLSSAVLFSALKYLGAAYLIYIGIRTLLARDEVSDTDLPLPKIQSMSQLFWQGALINALNPKTALFFLAFLPQFVQPERGPVALQTLTFGLLFICLAVCSDGLYALLGGSLGSRLRGNPVFARRQKYVTGGIYIALGVGTATAGHK, from the coding sequence ATGCCTGACCTGTCCTCGCTGGCCCTGTTTGCCGTCGCCGCGCTCGCGTTGCTGATCATTCCCGGCCCCGCCGTGCTGTACATCGTGGCGCGTTCGGCACATCAGGGGCGGCGGGCGGGGTTCCTGTCGGTGCTGGGCGTGCAAACAGGCGGGCTGGTGCATGTGCTGGCGGCCACCGTTGGGCTTTCGGCCATTGTGTTGTCGTCGGCGGTGCTGTTCAGCGCCCTCAAATATTTGGGGGCCGCGTACCTGATCTACATCGGCATCCGCACGCTGCTGGCGCGAGATGAAGTCAGCGACACCGACTTGCCCCTGCCCAAAATTCAATCTATGAGTCAGCTGTTCTGGCAAGGCGCACTCATCAACGCGCTGAATCCCAAGACAGCGTTGTTTTTTCTGGCCTTCCTGCCGCAGTTTGTTCAGCCGGAGCGCGGCCCGGTGGCCCTGCAAACGCTGACCTTCGGCCTGCTGTTCATCTGTTTGGCGGTGTGCAGCGACGGCTTGTATGCCCTGTTGGGCGGCAGCCTCGGCTCGCGCCTGCGTGGGAATCCGGTGTTCGCACGGCGGCAGAAGTACGTGACGGGCGGCATTTACATTGCACTGGGCGTAGGCACGGCAACGGCAGGGCACAAGTAG
- a CDS encoding winged helix-turn-helix domain-containing protein: MPDWEINKFYSPVKFQHQADEFWAIYRVSTCAVERRRAQFFALLAEGRSEGDVMDITQYGVRSARYVIDRYHRLGLKGLSDGRRDNRGAPRVLTAEEQQALAAQLHADFEQGVVWEGKRVQEWIKEQFGKEVYLGRTYEFMRAAGFSPQKPRPQHVKGDPAAKEAFTTKS, encoded by the coding sequence ATGCCAGACTGGGAGATCAACAAGTTCTATTCTCCGGTGAAGTTTCAGCATCAGGCTGACGAATTCTGGGCGATTTACCGCGTGAGTACTTGTGCGGTGGAGCGACGACGGGCGCAATTCTTCGCGCTGCTGGCGGAAGGTCGAAGTGAAGGTGATGTCATGGACATCACCCAATATGGAGTGCGCTCGGCTCGCTACGTGATTGACCGATACCACCGCTTGGGTCTGAAGGGCTTGTCAGATGGACGGCGGGACAACCGGGGTGCGCCACGCGTCTTGACTGCCGAAGAGCAACAAGCACTTGCGGCTCAGCTGCACGCCGATTTCGAGCAGGGCGTGGTGTGGGAAGGCAAGCGGGTTCAAGAGTGGATCAAAGAGCAGTTTGGCAAAGAGGTGTATTTGGGTCGCACCTATGAATTTATGCGTGCCGCAGGGTTTTCCCCACAAAAACCCCGCCCACAGCATGTCAAAGGCGATCCGGCAGCGAAAGAAGCGTTTACAACAAAGAGCTAG
- a CDS encoding IS630 family transposase produces the protein MYACRRVFPTKTPPTACQRRSGSERSVYNKELGEALRRAERLHPRVSLWAMDEHRLGLQPILRTAWAPTGQPFICPVHPRYEWLYVYAFVNPETGESRFWIMPTLNQQAYGLVMAAFAQSVGAGQDHHVVVVEDNGGFHVPALQGHPPGIEIVRLPPYSPELQPVERVWHLTDATIANTCPQNLAALETVLGEQCAWLETQPDLITQHTLFHWWPLCQN, from the coding sequence ATTTATGCGTGCCGCAGGGTTTTCCCCACAAAAACCCCGCCCACAGCATGTCAAAGGCGATCCGGCAGCGAAAGAAGCGTTTACAACAAAGAGCTAGGGGAGGCGCTCCGCCGTGCGGAGCGTCTCCATCCTCGGGTCTCGCTGTGGGCGATGGACGAACATCGTTTGGGCCTCCAGCCCATCCTTCGCACCGCGTGGGCACCCACCGGGCAGCCGTTCATTTGCCCGGTGCACCCCCGTTACGAATGGCTCTATGTGTACGCCTTTGTCAACCCAGAGACCGGCGAAAGTCGCTTCTGGATCATGCCAACGCTCAATCAGCAGGCCTATGGGCTGGTCATGGCCGCCTTTGCTCAGAGTGTGGGGGCGGGCCAAGATCATCATGTCGTGGTGGTGGAAGACAACGGTGGCTTCCATGTCCCTGCCCTGCAGGGACATCCCCCAGGCATCGAGATTGTGCGCCTACCACCGTACTCGCCAGAACTCCAACCTGTCGAACGCGTCTGGCACCTCACCGATGCCACCATCGCCAACACCTGTCCGCAAAACCTCGCCGCTTTGGAAACTGTGCTCGGAGAGCAGTGTGCGTGGCTCGAAACCCAACCTGACCTCATCACCCAACACACCCTCTTCCACTGGTGGCCTTTGTGTCAGAATTAA
- a CDS encoding DnaJ C-terminal domain-containing protein, which translates to MAYKDYYDVLGVSRSSSDADIKTAYRKLAKQFHPDKNAGDAASGEKFKEIGEAYAVLSDPEKRKVYDQFGHTGQVPPGYGGGGGGFQGGDFAGFDASQFSDFFQGLFGGAGGRRPGGGGASGMGGAGFPGGAQVNLEDLLGGVGGTQGRRFVQNVEGELQVTLAEAFSGSDEVINVDGKRLSLRVPPGTRDGARLRLAGQGPGGGDILLTIRVLEDGRFDLDGDDLTTSAEVPAPVAALGGDITVQTLNGKGKLSVPPGSSGGQRMRLRGQGWPKKEGGRGDLYVRLNITLPKTLTDEEKELYRKLRELRKEG; encoded by the coding sequence ATGGCCTACAAAGACTATTACGACGTGCTGGGCGTGTCCCGCAGTTCATCTGACGCCGACATAAAAACCGCTTACCGCAAACTCGCCAAGCAGTTTCACCCCGACAAAAACGCGGGCGACGCGGCTTCCGGCGAGAAATTTAAGGAAATTGGCGAGGCGTATGCCGTCCTGAGCGATCCCGAAAAACGCAAGGTGTACGACCAGTTTGGGCACACCGGACAGGTTCCCCCCGGTTACGGAGGCGGCGGCGGCGGCTTTCAGGGCGGCGATTTTGCGGGCTTCGATGCCAGCCAGTTCAGCGACTTTTTTCAGGGCTTGTTTGGCGGCGCGGGTGGGCGGCGGCCCGGTGGCGGCGGGGCATCCGGCATGGGCGGGGCAGGCTTTCCCGGTGGCGCTCAGGTGAATCTGGAAGACCTGCTGGGCGGCGTAGGCGGCACGCAAGGCAGACGATTTGTTCAGAATGTGGAAGGCGAATTGCAGGTCACGCTGGCCGAGGCCTTTTCCGGCTCCGACGAAGTGATCAATGTGGACGGCAAACGCCTGAGCCTGCGCGTTCCCCCCGGTACCCGCGACGGCGCTCGGCTGCGGCTGGCGGGGCAAGGGCCGGGCGGCGGCGATATTCTGTTGACCATCCGGGTGCTGGAAGATGGCCGCTTTGATCTGGACGGCGACGACCTGACCACCAGTGCCGAAGTGCCCGCCCCGGTAGCCGCCTTGGGCGGAGATATTACAGTGCAGACGCTGAACGGCAAAGGCAAACTGAGCGTGCCACCGGGCAGCAGCGGTGGCCAACGCATGCGCCTACGCGGGCAGGGCTGGCCCAAAAAAGAGGGCGGGCGTGGTGACCTGTACGTGCGCCTGAATATCACGCTGCCCAAAACGCTGACGGATGAGGAAAAGGAGCTGTACCGAAAGTTGCGGGAGTTGCGGAAAGAGGGCTAA
- a CDS encoding VF530 family protein, with amino-acid sequence MTAPDSMPSDPMHGVTLAQILERLVDAYGWEGMADRVPVRCFELNPSMQSSLKFLRRTPWARAKVEALYLELVLGGAGFTGR; translated from the coding sequence ATGACTGCCCCTGATTCCATGCCTTCCGACCCCATGCACGGCGTCACGCTGGCGCAGATTCTGGAGCGGCTGGTGGACGCTTACGGCTGGGAAGGCATGGCAGACCGCGTGCCCGTGCGCTGCTTCGAACTGAATCCCAGTATGCAGAGCAGTCTGAAATTCCTACGCCGCACGCCTTGGGCACGGGCCAAAGTGGAAGCCCTGTATCTGGAATTGGTGCTGGGCGGGGCCGGGTTTACGGGGCGATAG
- a CDS encoding nucleotide exchange factor GrpE, producing MTQNDDTNNAPKEAPTKEAKTIDMDGLDIPESDTDNMEEDVELMDADLMDEDGGFPGMDENMFGQVQEMMAKLQQADELEKENADLKGRLARLAADFESQRRRLQGEVDAAQGQGIAKAAESLMPVYDDLDRAVSMGVGDPTKLIPGMQAVQATMLRVFGGLGLEVTGREGETFDPQWHEALQVVPGNADDIIVQVYQLGFRMGDRLVRPARVVVSKQG from the coding sequence ATGACCCAGAACGACGACACCAACAATGCCCCGAAAGAAGCGCCGACCAAAGAAGCCAAGACCATAGATATGGACGGGCTGGATATTCCGGAAAGCGACACCGACAACATGGAAGAAGACGTTGAGTTGATGGACGCTGACTTGATGGATGAGGACGGCGGCTTTCCCGGCATGGATGAAAATATGTTCGGGCAAGTGCAGGAAATGATGGCGAAGCTGCAACAGGCCGATGAATTGGAGAAGGAAAACGCCGACTTGAAAGGCCGATTGGCCCGCCTTGCCGCCGACTTCGAGAGCCAGCGCCGCCGCTTGCAGGGCGAAGTGGACGCCGCGCAGGGTCAGGGCATTGCCAAGGCCGCCGAAAGCCTGATGCCCGTGTACGACGACCTTGACCGCGCCGTGAGCATGGGCGTGGGCGACCCCACCAAGCTGATTCCGGGGATGCAGGCGGTACAGGCGACCATGTTGCGCGTGTTTGGTGGGCTGGGCCTAGAAGTGACCGGGCGCGAGGGCGAGACCTTCGATCCCCAGTGGCACGAGGCGTTGCAAGTGGTTCCCGGCAACGCCGACGACATCATCGTGCAGGTCTATCAACTCGGCTTCCGCATGGGAGACCGCCTCGTGCGACCCGCCCGCGTGGTAGTCAGCAAGCAGGGCTGA
- the dnaK gene encoding molecular chaperone DnaK codes for MPKAVGIDLGTTNSVISVMEGGRPEVIVNAEGARTTPSVVAFKGDERLVGQIARRQAALNPQATIFEIKRFIGRRWDEVSQEAGRSPFKVKEGAGGSVRVDVNGKEYAPEQVSAEVLRKLVADASAKLGEKIVDVVITVPAYFDNSQREATKQAGEIAGLNVLRVINEPTAAALAYGLERKGNETVLVFDLGGGTFDVTILELGDGVFEVKSTSGDTHLGGADFDQRIVDWLATEFQKENSFDLRKDPQALQRLIEASEKAKIELSSGSETTVSLPFITFDPETRTPQHLERTLTRAKFEELTADLLRRVRHPVEQALADAKMSASDINEVILVGGSTRIPAVKRIVKDITGKEPNESVNPDEAVALGAAVQAGIIMGDSSLGDIVLVDVTPLTLGVEVKGGMIAPMITRNTTVPAKKTEIYTTAANNQPGVEINVLQGERPMASDNKSLGRFNLEGIPPMAAGRPQIEVTFDIDANGILHVTAKEKTSGKEASIRIDNTTTLDKNDVEKMVKEAEQNAAADKIRKEKVEKRNNLDSLRVQALSQIEESAGADQSAKDTLKTAADEAEEAVRSDDDTKIADAQKKLEEELRTFMTAAQQAAPAADGGGVDLGKDKKDDDVIDADFKPAD; via the coding sequence ATGCCAAAAGCAGTCGGAATCGATTTGGGAACCACCAACAGCGTTATTTCGGTGATGGAAGGCGGACGCCCCGAAGTGATCGTGAACGCCGAGGGCGCACGCACTACCCCCAGCGTCGTGGCCTTCAAGGGCGACGAGCGCCTCGTGGGGCAGATCGCCCGCCGTCAGGCCGCGCTGAACCCGCAGGCCACTATTTTTGAAATCAAGCGCTTTATTGGCCGCCGCTGGGACGAAGTATCTCAGGAAGCGGGCCGCAGCCCCTTTAAGGTGAAGGAAGGCGCGGGCGGCAGCGTGCGGGTGGACGTGAACGGTAAGGAATACGCCCCCGAACAGGTCAGCGCGGAAGTGCTGCGCAAGCTGGTGGCCGACGCCAGCGCCAAACTGGGCGAGAAAATCGTGGACGTGGTCATCACCGTGCCCGCCTACTTCGACAACAGTCAGCGTGAAGCCACCAAGCAGGCGGGTGAAATTGCAGGCCTGAACGTGCTGCGCGTCATCAACGAGCCTACGGCTGCTGCACTTGCCTACGGTCTGGAGCGCAAGGGCAACGAAACCGTGCTGGTCTTCGACCTCGGCGGCGGTACCTTCGACGTGACGATTCTGGAACTGGGCGACGGCGTGTTCGAAGTGAAATCGACTTCAGGCGACACCCACCTTGGCGGCGCGGACTTCGATCAGCGCATCGTGGACTGGCTCGCCACCGAGTTTCAGAAGGAAAACAGCTTCGACCTCCGCAAAGACCCGCAGGCGTTGCAGCGCCTGATCGAAGCCTCCGAAAAGGCCAAGATCGAACTGTCCAGTGGCTCCGAGACCACCGTGTCCCTGCCCTTCATCACCTTCGATCCTGAAACGCGCACGCCTCAGCACCTGGAGCGCACGCTGACCCGCGCCAAGTTCGAGGAGTTGACCGCCGATCTGCTGCGCCGCGTGCGTCATCCGGTAGAGCAGGCATTGGCCGACGCCAAGATGAGCGCCAGCGACATCAACGAAGTGATTCTGGTGGGCGGCTCTACCCGGATTCCTGCCGTGAAGCGCATCGTGAAGGACATCACTGGCAAGGAACCCAACGAATCGGTGAACCCCGACGAAGCCGTGGCACTCGGCGCTGCCGTGCAGGCGGGCATCATCATGGGCGACAGTAGCCTAGGCGATATCGTGCTGGTGGACGTGACCCCGCTGACGCTGGGCGTAGAAGTGAAGGGCGGCATGATTGCCCCGATGATTACGCGCAATACCACCGTACCCGCCAAGAAGACTGAGATTTACACGACGGCGGCCAACAACCAGCCTGGCGTGGAAATCAACGTGCTGCAAGGCGAGCGCCCGATGGCGAGCGACAACAAGAGCCTTGGCCGCTTTAACCTTGAGGGCATTCCCCCGATGGCCGCCGGACGCCCGCAGATCGAAGTGACCTTCGACATCGACGCCAACGGCATTCTGCACGTGACGGCCAAAGAGAAGACCAGCGGCAAGGAAGCCAGCATCCGCATCGACAACACCACGACCCTCGACAAGAACGACGTGGAGAAGATGGTGAAGGAAGCCGAGCAGAACGCTGCCGCCGACAAGATTCGCAAAGAGAAAGTGGAGAAGCGCAACAACCTCGACTCCTTGCGCGTGCAGGCCCTCAGCCAAATCGAGGAGAGCGCCGGAGCCGACCAGAGCGCCAAAGACACGCTGAAAACCGCCGCTGACGAAGCCGAAGAAGCCGTTCGCAGCGACGACGACACCAAGATTGCCGACGCCCAGAAGAAGCTGGAAGAAGAACTCCGCACCTTTATGACGGCGGCTCAGCAGGCCGCGCCCGCAGCAGATGGCGGCGGCGTGGACTTGGGCAAAGACAAGAAAGACGACGACGTGATCGACGCCGATTTCAAACCGGCTGACTGA
- the ftsH gene encoding ATP-dependent zinc metalloprotease FtsH, with translation MWGLAASVVALLLLISVVTPRSRGSELPLTEFTDALNNGTVQTAVVSFQNNTAAISGVLDDGREYRTRTVAADPLITLTALQASGVNVTYAQASRISALTVISALLTLALIGGLIVLLLRGRQGGGTDAASQFGKSKAAVIAEGQIKQTFADVAGCDEAKQDLQEVVEFLRHPERYHQLGARIPHGVLLVGPPGSGKTLLAKAVAGEAKVPYYSISGSDFVEMFVGVGAARVRDLFEQARKSAPCIVFIDEIDAVGRKRGVSLQGGNDEREQTLNQLLVEMDGFGSGQEVIILAATNRPDVLDAALLRPGRFDRQVVVDAPDVRGREMVLRIHARKKPLDASVDLALVARRTAGMVGADLENLLNEAALLAAREGRTRITGRDVDEARDRVLMGPERRSLVVREADRKVTAYHEVGHALAAQLLPHADKAHKLTIVPRGRSLGSALYTPEDRMHHTRAALLDLICVALAGHAAEDVATGHVTTGAANDFQKATSIARRMVTEWGMSGAGQLALAQDSSNYLGFGPQPSNYSDHTAQTIDLETALILNSQYARAHALLTEHAHVLHRLTDELMVRESLSGDDVRTVLAGGLLPELEAPPVSGGDGPAPSGELTPGPA, from the coding sequence ATGTGGGGGCTGGCGGCCAGCGTGGTCGCGTTGCTGCTCCTCATCAGCGTAGTCACGCCGCGCAGCCGGGGCAGCGAATTGCCGCTGACTGAATTTACCGATGCCCTGAACAACGGCACGGTGCAGACGGCGGTGGTGTCCTTCCAGAACAATACGGCGGCCATTTCGGGCGTGCTGGACGATGGGCGTGAGTACCGAACCCGCACGGTAGCGGCTGATCCGCTGATTACCCTCACGGCGTTGCAGGCGTCAGGCGTCAATGTCACCTACGCGCAGGCGTCCCGCATCAGCGCCCTCACGGTCATCAGTGCGCTGCTGACGTTGGCCCTGATCGGCGGCCTGATCGTGCTGCTGCTGCGTGGGCGGCAGGGCGGCGGCACCGATGCGGCGAGTCAATTTGGGAAATCGAAGGCGGCGGTGATCGCGGAGGGCCAGATCAAACAGACCTTTGCCGACGTGGCCGGATGCGACGAAGCCAAGCAAGACCTGCAAGAAGTCGTGGAATTCCTCCGTCACCCCGAGCGCTACCACCAACTCGGCGCACGTATTCCACACGGCGTCCTCTTGGTCGGCCCTCCCGGGAGCGGCAAGACTCTGTTGGCGAAAGCTGTGGCTGGAGAAGCCAAAGTGCCCTACTACTCCATCAGTGGTTCCGACTTCGTGGAAATGTTCGTCGGCGTCGGGGCCGCCCGTGTCCGTGACCTGTTCGAGCAAGCCAGAAAAAGTGCGCCCTGCATCGTCTTCATCGACGAAATAGATGCTGTTGGGCGCAAACGTGGCGTGAGTCTTCAGGGTGGCAACGACGAACGCGAACAGACCCTCAATCAATTGCTCGTGGAAATGGACGGCTTCGGCAGTGGACAAGAAGTGATTATCTTGGCCGCCACGAACAGACCCGATGTCTTGGATGCGGCTCTCTTGCGGCCCGGACGCTTTGACCGTCAAGTGGTGGTCGACGCACCGGATGTGCGGGGCCGGGAAATGGTGCTGCGGATTCATGCCCGCAAGAAGCCGCTGGATGCCAGTGTGGATTTGGCTCTGGTCGCCCGTAGAACAGCGGGAATGGTCGGAGCAGACTTAGAGAATCTGCTCAACGAAGCGGCCCTCTTGGCGGCGCGGGAAGGGCGGACGCGGATTACCGGGCGGGATGTGGATGAGGCGCGTGACCGGGTGCTGATGGGGCCGGAACGCCGCAGCCTCGTGGTCAGAGAAGCAGACCGCAAGGTGACGGCCTACCACGAAGTCGGACATGCCCTCGCCGCCCAGTTGTTGCCACATGCCGACAAAGCCCACAAGCTGACCATCGTTCCGCGTGGGCGTTCGCTGGGTTCTGCCCTGTACACGCCCGAAGACCGGATGCACCACACCCGCGCCGCCCTCCTTGACCTAATTTGTGTGGCGCTGGCCGGACACGCCGCCGAGGATGTCGCCACCGGACACGTGACCACCGGAGCCGCCAACGACTTCCAGAAGGCCACCTCCATCGCCCGCCGCATGGTGACCGAATGGGGCATGTCGGGCGCAGGGCAACTGGCGCTCGCGCAGGACAGCTCCAATTATCTCGGCTTCGGCCCTCAGCCCAGCAACTACAGCGATCATACGGCCCAGACCATTGACCTAGAGACGGCCCTGATTTTGAATTCTCAGTATGCCCGCGCCCACGCCCTGCTGACCGAGCATGCCCACGTGCTGCACCGCCTGACCGACGAACTGATGGTGCGCGAAAGCCTCAGCGGAGACGATGTACGAACCGTGTTGGCAGGCGGATTGTTGCCGGAACTGGAAGCGCCCCCTGTGAGTGGTGGCGACGGCCCCGCGCCGAGTGGGGAGTTGACCCCCGGCCCAGCGTAA
- a CDS encoding DsbA family oxidoreductase has protein sequence MTALPAGPQPLRVDIWSDIACPWCYVGKRRFETALEGFAGRDAVEVVWHAFELDPSAPVEETRKMRDILGSKYGQGSAGAQAMLDNMTQTAAAEGLEYHFERLVPTNTFDAHRVIHLAAHEGKQDAMKERLLAAYFTEGQHVGSRDTLATLAAEVGLDGTAVRAALDTDAGAAEVRQDQAQARAYGISGVPFFVLGGKYGVSGAQPAEVLRGALEQLWAELNPAPLTMLSPVAGAEAAEGCEDGSCAVPEKAVPERGAGQEA, from the coding sequence ATGACTGCCCTTCCTGCTGGCCCCCAACCCCTGCGCGTGGATATTTGGTCTGATATTGCCTGCCCTTGGTGCTACGTGGGCAAACGGCGCTTCGAGACGGCGCTGGAAGGGTTCGCGGGCCGGGACGCCGTGGAAGTGGTGTGGCATGCCTTCGAGCTAGATCCTTCTGCCCCAGTAGAAGAGACCCGGAAGATGCGCGACATTCTGGGCAGCAAATACGGACAGGGCTCGGCGGGCGCTCAGGCCATGCTGGACAACATGACCCAAACGGCGGCGGCGGAAGGCTTGGAGTATCACTTCGAGCGGCTGGTGCCCACCAACACCTTCGATGCCCACCGCGTCATTCATTTGGCTGCCCACGAGGGCAAGCAGGACGCCATGAAAGAACGCCTGCTGGCCGCGTATTTTACGGAAGGGCAGCATGTGGGCAGCCGCGATACGCTGGCAACATTGGCCGCAGAAGTGGGGCTGGACGGGACGGCGGTGCGGGCTGCACTGGACACCGACGCCGGGGCCGCCGAGGTGCGGCAGGATCAGGCACAGGCGCGGGCTTACGGCATCAGCGGCGTGCCCTTCTTTGTGCTGGGCGGCAAATACGGCGTCAGTGGCGCACAGCCCGCCGAAGTGTTGCGCGGCGCACTGGAGCAACTCTGGGCCGAGCTGAATCCCGCGCCCCTGACCATGCTCAGTCCGGTGGCCGGGGCAGAAGCGGCGGAAGGCTGCGAGGACGGGTCTTGCGCGGTGCCGGAAAAAGCTGTACCAGAGCGGGGCGCGGGGCAGGAAGCGTAA
- the msrB gene encoding peptide-methionine (R)-S-oxide reductase MsrB: protein MTSLKPDFQKPTDAELRQSLTPEQYRVTQHEGTERAYTGEYWDHDGAGIYVDVVSGEALFSSLDKYDAGCGWPSFTRPIPGKALTENTDYKIGYARTEVRSTQADSHLGHVFPDGPQEAGGLRYCINSAALRFVSVAELEAQGYGEFAGLFSNK from the coding sequence ATGACCTCTTTAAAGCCTGACTTTCAGAAGCCGACAGACGCCGAACTGCGCCAAAGCCTTACGCCGGAGCAGTACCGCGTGACCCAGCACGAAGGCACCGAGCGGGCCTACACAGGCGAGTATTGGGATCACGACGGCGCGGGCATTTACGTGGATGTGGTGTCGGGCGAAGCCCTGTTCAGCAGCCTCGACAAGTACGACGCGGGGTGCGGGTGGCCTTCTTTTACGCGGCCCATTCCCGGCAAAGCCCTGACCGAAAACACCGACTACAAGATCGGCTATGCCCGCACCGAAGTTCGCTCTACGCAAGCTGATTCCCACCTCGGCCACGTGTTCCCCGACGGCCCACAGGAAGCAGGCGGCCTGCGCTACTGCATCAATTCGGCGGCCCTGCGCTTTGTGTCTGTCGCAGAGCTGGAAGCGCAAGGCTACGGAGAATTCGCGGGTCTGTTCTCTAATAAATAG
- a CDS encoding excalibur calcium-binding domain-containing protein — protein sequence MRTYVRMIALAAALMGMSEAATALTTATSNLRRTPTTTGAVLATVPKNTLVLVACSGSSQWCRTTYKGTAGYVARSLLKPVTGSARLTGDGTVYYRTCTQMRAAGVAPVKLGEPAYRTALDRNQNSIACERGE from the coding sequence ATGAGAACCTATGTCCGAATGATCGCGTTGGCGGCAGCTTTGATGGGGATGTCGGAGGCGGCGACGGCGCTGACCACCGCCACTTCCAACCTGCGGCGCACGCCTACCACCACAGGCGCAGTACTGGCAACCGTGCCCAAAAACACGCTGGTGCTGGTGGCCTGCTCCGGGTCTTCCCAGTGGTGCCGCACCACCTACAAAGGCACGGCAGGCTACGTGGCCCGCTCGCTGCTGAAACCCGTGACTGGCAGCGCCCGCCTGACCGGAGACGGCACCGTGTATTACCGCACCTGTACGCAAATGCGGGCGGCAGGCGTGGCCCCGGTCAAACTGGGCGAGCCTGCCTACCGCACCGCGTTAGACCGCAACCAGAACAGCATCGCCTGCGAACGCGGGGAGTAA